The following are encoded in a window of Saccharothrix longispora genomic DNA:
- a CDS encoding SanA/YdcF family protein yields the protein MGDFAGRVRALPAAGARLLRRRWRLALLVTGLLAVLAATPWVWVRTSSAPYVHGAADVPEAPVALVLGAGLTRSGTPTPFLAGRLDVAAQLYRTGKVEVLLVSGDNSRTDYDEPSAMRDYLVRRGVPERVVVADYAGLDTWDSCTRAKRVFGVERVTVVTQGFHLPRAVALCRSAGLEAHGVGHDTSRGWATTTAYGHFREVFAAGKAMWDGVVAKPDPRFLGPAEQGVTRALTP from the coding sequence GTGGGGGACTTCGCGGGACGGGTGCGCGCGCTGCCGGCGGCCGGCGCACGGCTGCTGCGGCGGCGGTGGCGGCTCGCGCTGCTCGTGACCGGGCTGCTGGCGGTGCTGGCCGCCACGCCGTGGGTGTGGGTGCGCACCAGCAGCGCCCCGTACGTGCACGGCGCGGCGGACGTGCCCGAGGCCCCGGTGGCGCTGGTGCTGGGTGCCGGACTGACCCGGTCGGGGACGCCGACGCCGTTCCTGGCCGGCCGGCTGGACGTGGCGGCGCAGCTGTACCGGACCGGCAAGGTGGAGGTCCTGCTGGTCAGCGGCGACAACAGCAGGACCGACTACGACGAGCCGAGCGCGATGCGCGACTACCTCGTCCGCCGCGGCGTGCCCGAGCGGGTGGTCGTGGCCGACTACGCGGGACTGGACACGTGGGACTCGTGCACGCGGGCGAAGCGGGTCTTCGGCGTCGAGCGGGTGACCGTGGTGACGCAGGGGTTCCACCTGCCGCGCGCCGTGGCGCTGTGCCGGTCGGCCGGCCTGGAGGCGCACGGCGTCGGCCACGACACGTCGCGGGGCTGGGCCACGACGACCGCCTACGGCCACTTCCGGGAGGTGTTCGCGGCGGGCAAGGCGATGTGGGACGGCGTCGTCGCCAAGCCGGACCCCCGGTTCCTCGGTCCGGCCGAGCAGGGCGTCACCCGTGCCCTGACCCCGTGA
- a CDS encoding LCP family protein — translation MEDERSGERRRPAAGRVPAPDRSTERPRPTERPHPTERPRPDDRARADRDRAEGRAAPARTAPAAARKRPTTTSAVSGGALIGRTILAVTSVAVLLGTGYAYANFQALTDNISTTDVIGLEGGGEKPADGSVDILMVGMDSRTDAKGNPLPREILDELQAGDETAGGLNTDTLILMHVPNDGGKAVAVSFPRDSYVKIAGGYGRHKINSAYGYGKESAIERLKREGESDPAQLDVKSRKDGAKNLIATLQDLTGVTIDHYAEINLVGFYEITKAVGGVDVCLNQATQDEFSGADFAAGPQKIQGREALAFVRQRYGLLRGDLDRIVRQQVFMAGLAKQVLSAGTLSDPGRLSDLIDALSKSIVLDEGWDVLRFATQMKDLTGGNLKFETIPTGDPELQTPEDGLAVEVNERDVKKFFKNLGSDPTAVGSSTAPIVDPGTVTVEVRNASGIGGLAGRVLKSLVAEGYVDGGSGNATEEVLSSVVRHGAGGEAGAGAVADFLGGIDVEEDPEVPAGQALVLLGDDYDGPGVQGLTGGPLVGLDGARRQQPDTTTPQPPITADGVRCVN, via the coding sequence GTGGAGGACGAGCGCTCGGGCGAGCGCCGTCGGCCCGCGGCCGGTCGCGTCCCCGCGCCGGACCGCTCCACCGAACGACCGCGACCCACCGAACGACCGCACCCCACCGAACGACCGCGCCCCGACGACCGGGCCCGCGCCGACCGCGACCGCGCCGAAGGTCGGGCCGCGCCCGCCCGCACCGCACCCGCGGCCGCGCGCAAGCGCCCGACGACCACCTCGGCGGTGAGCGGCGGCGCGCTCATCGGGCGCACGATCCTGGCCGTCACCTCGGTCGCCGTGCTGCTCGGCACGGGGTACGCGTACGCCAACTTCCAGGCGCTGACCGACAACATCAGCACCACGGACGTGATCGGCCTGGAGGGCGGCGGCGAGAAGCCCGCCGACGGCTCGGTCGACATCCTGATGGTGGGCATGGACAGCCGCACCGACGCCAAGGGCAACCCGCTGCCCCGGGAGATCCTGGACGAGCTCCAGGCGGGTGACGAGACGGCCGGCGGGCTGAACACCGACACGCTGATCCTGATGCACGTGCCGAACGACGGCGGCAAGGCCGTCGCGGTGTCGTTCCCGCGCGACTCGTACGTGAAGATCGCGGGCGGCTACGGTCGCCACAAGATCAACTCTGCGTACGGGTACGGCAAGGAGTCCGCCATCGAGCGCCTCAAGCGCGAGGGCGAGTCCGACCCGGCCCAGCTGGACGTCAAGTCCCGCAAGGACGGCGCGAAGAACCTCATCGCGACCCTCCAGGACCTCACCGGCGTCACCATCGACCACTACGCCGAGATCAACCTGGTCGGGTTCTACGAGATCACCAAGGCCGTCGGCGGCGTGGACGTGTGCCTCAACCAGGCCACCCAGGACGAGTTCTCGGGCGCGGACTTCGCCGCGGGGCCGCAGAAGATCCAGGGCCGCGAGGCGCTCGCGTTCGTGCGCCAGCGGTACGGGCTGCTGCGCGGCGACCTCGACCGGATCGTGCGCCAGCAGGTGTTCATGGCCGGCCTGGCCAAGCAGGTCCTGTCCGCGGGCACGCTGTCCGACCCGGGCAGGCTCAGCGACCTGATCGACGCGCTGAGCAAGTCCATCGTGCTCGACGAGGGCTGGGACGTGCTGCGGTTCGCCACCCAGATGAAGGACCTGACCGGCGGCAACCTGAAGTTCGAGACGATCCCGACCGGCGACCCGGAACTCCAGACGCCCGAGGACGGCCTCGCGGTCGAGGTGAACGAGCGCGACGTGAAGAAGTTCTTCAAGAACCTGGGCTCCGACCCGACCGCGGTGGGCTCCTCCACCGCACCGATCGTCGACCCCGGCACGGTGACCGTCGAGGTGCGCAACGCCTCCGGCATCGGCGGGCTGGCCGGCCGCGTGCTCAAGTCCCTCGTCGCCGAGGGCTACGTCGACGGCGGCTCCGGCAACGCCACCGAGGAGGTGCTGTCCTCCGTGGTCCGCCACGGCGCGGGCGGCGAGGCGGGCGCCGGGGCCGTCGCCGACTTCCTCGGCGGCATCGACGTCGAGGAGGACCCCGAGGTGCCCGCCGGGCAGGCGCTGGTGCTCCTGGGCGACGACTACGACGGCCCCGGCGTGCAGGGCCTCACCGGCGGGCCGCTGGTCGGCCTGGACGGCGCCAGGCGGCAGCAGCCGGACACGACCACGCCGCAGCCGCCCATCACCGCCGACGGGGTGCGCTGCGTCAACTGA
- a CDS encoding glycine--tRNA ligase — protein sequence MQDALLALTRYWTDRGCIVVQPYNTEVGAGTLNPATVLRVLGPEPWRVSYVEPSVRPDDARYGENPNRLQTHTQFQVILKPDPGDPQELYLGSLEALGIDVRAHDVRFVEDNWASPALGAWGLGWEVWLDGLEITQFTYFQQAGGMSLDPVSVEITYGIERIMMALQGVDHFKDIAYAPGISYGEAFGQAEYEMSRYYLDDADVEATKRMFEEYAAEARRMLDARLPVPAHNYVLKCSHAFNVLDARGAISTTERARAFGRMRGLAREVAQLWAARREELGHPLGLAGAPAPAVLPEAFAEVAGSNTLLFEIGVEELPPHEVTRTVEAVAKAVTDKLGATRLAHGDVEVHGTPRRVVVLVPGVAAREPDAEKTVRGPRVSAAFDADGNPTKAAQGFARGQGVDVSELGRVTENGVEHVALARTDPGRGAVEVLSGLLGEVVAELRAEKNMKWNDPKLSFTRPIRWLLALLGTTPVPVAVSSLAAEPRTRVHRTADTPVVEVSTADGYPEFLAGHGIDVSADARRAAIVARAEELAASVGGVVDFDGVLDEVTNLVERPTPILGSFEERYLELPAQILTTVMRKHQRYLPVRAADGSLLPHFVAVANGEVDEDLVRAGNEGVLRARYEDAAFFWRADLRTPLADMKSGLAKLTFADKLGSMADRAARIAVLAGRLAEEVGAADKTLARAGELVKFDLGSQMVIELSSLAGVMAREYAERAGETPEVAAALFEMELPRSAGDALPSSTPGALLSLADRFDLLAGLFGIGANPTGSSDPFGLRRAALGAVSVLRAFPELKGITLPKALALAARGVAEQGPELSAESLEVAREFAVRRYEQQLLDAGHDHRFVNAVLPLADAPAVADTTLAELTSLAGDPDFAALVAALQRVRRIVPADTAGEYDPQVLTEPAEVALHEALVEVPAGVTGLAAFAAAASGLTAPVNTFFDEVLVMAEEERVKRARLGLLAAIRDLAAPVLDWQALGTALG from the coding sequence ATGCAGGACGCGCTGCTCGCGCTGACCAGGTACTGGACCGACCGGGGCTGCATCGTCGTGCAGCCGTACAACACGGAGGTCGGCGCCGGTACGTTGAACCCCGCCACCGTGCTGCGGGTGCTCGGTCCCGAGCCGTGGCGGGTGTCCTACGTCGAGCCCAGCGTGCGGCCCGATGACGCGCGGTACGGCGAGAACCCGAACCGGCTCCAGACCCACACCCAGTTCCAGGTGATCCTCAAGCCCGACCCGGGCGACCCCCAGGAGCTGTACCTGGGCAGCCTCGAAGCCCTCGGCATCGACGTGCGCGCCCACGACGTGCGGTTCGTGGAGGACAACTGGGCCTCGCCCGCGCTCGGCGCGTGGGGCCTGGGCTGGGAGGTGTGGCTCGACGGCCTGGAGATCACCCAGTTCACCTACTTCCAGCAGGCCGGCGGCATGTCGCTGGACCCGGTGTCGGTGGAGATCACCTACGGCATCGAGCGCATCATGATGGCGCTCCAGGGCGTCGACCACTTCAAGGACATCGCCTACGCGCCCGGCATCTCCTACGGCGAGGCGTTCGGCCAGGCCGAGTACGAGATGAGCCGCTACTACCTCGACGACGCCGACGTCGAGGCGACCAAGCGGATGTTCGAGGAGTACGCGGCCGAGGCGCGCCGCATGCTCGACGCCCGCCTGCCCGTGCCCGCGCACAACTACGTGCTGAAGTGCTCGCACGCGTTCAACGTGCTCGACGCGCGCGGCGCGATCAGCACCACGGAGCGGGCCCGCGCGTTCGGCCGGATGCGGGGCCTGGCCCGCGAGGTCGCCCAGCTGTGGGCCGCGCGCCGCGAGGAGCTGGGCCACCCGCTCGGCCTGGCCGGGGCGCCCGCGCCGGCCGTGCTGCCGGAGGCGTTCGCCGAGGTCGCGGGCTCGAACACGCTGCTGTTCGAGATCGGCGTCGAGGAGTTGCCGCCGCACGAGGTGACCCGCACGGTCGAGGCGGTCGCGAAGGCGGTGACCGACAAGCTCGGCGCCACCCGCCTCGCGCACGGCGACGTCGAGGTGCACGGCACGCCGCGCCGCGTCGTCGTGCTCGTGCCGGGCGTCGCGGCGCGCGAGCCGGACGCCGAGAAGACCGTGCGCGGACCCCGTGTGTCGGCGGCGTTCGACGCCGACGGCAACCCGACGAAGGCCGCCCAGGGCTTCGCCCGGGGCCAGGGCGTCGACGTGTCCGAGCTGGGCCGCGTCACCGAGAACGGCGTCGAGCACGTCGCCCTCGCGCGCACCGACCCGGGCCGCGGCGCGGTGGAGGTCCTCAGCGGACTGCTCGGCGAGGTCGTGGCCGAGCTGCGCGCCGAGAAGAACATGAAGTGGAACGACCCGAAGCTGTCGTTCACCCGCCCGATCCGCTGGCTGCTCGCGCTGCTCGGCACGACACCGGTCCCGGTGGCCGTGTCGTCCCTGGCCGCCGAGCCGAGGACCCGCGTGCACCGCACGGCCGACACCCCCGTCGTGGAGGTGTCCACGGCGGACGGCTACCCGGAGTTCCTGGCCGGGCACGGGATCGACGTGTCGGCCGACGCGCGCCGGGCGGCGATCGTGGCGCGGGCGGAGGAGCTGGCCGCGTCCGTCGGCGGGGTCGTGGACTTCGACGGGGTGCTCGACGAGGTCACCAACCTGGTGGAGCGGCCGACGCCGATCCTCGGGTCCTTCGAGGAGCGCTACCTGGAGCTGCCCGCGCAGATCCTGACCACGGTGATGCGCAAGCACCAGCGCTACCTGCCGGTCCGGGCGGCCGACGGGTCGCTGCTGCCGCACTTCGTGGCCGTCGCCAACGGCGAGGTCGACGAGGACCTGGTGCGCGCGGGCAACGAGGGCGTGCTGCGGGCGCGCTACGAGGACGCCGCGTTCTTCTGGCGGGCGGACCTGCGCACGCCGCTCGCGGACATGAAGTCCGGGTTGGCCAAGCTCACGTTCGCCGACAAGCTCGGCTCGATGGCCGACCGGGCGGCCCGCATCGCGGTGCTCGCCGGGCGGTTGGCCGAGGAGGTCGGCGCGGCCGACAAGACGCTGGCGCGGGCCGGCGAGCTGGTGAAGTTCGACCTGGGCTCGCAGATGGTCATCGAGCTGTCGAGCCTCGCGGGCGTGATGGCCCGCGAGTACGCCGAGCGCGCGGGGGAGACCCCGGAGGTGGCGGCGGCGCTGTTCGAGATGGAGCTGCCCCGGTCGGCGGGCGACGCGCTGCCGTCGTCCACGCCGGGCGCGCTGCTGTCGCTGGCGGACCGGTTCGACCTGCTGGCGGGCCTGTTCGGGATCGGCGCGAACCCGACCGGCAGCTCCGACCCGTTCGGCCTGCGGCGGGCGGCGCTGGGCGCGGTGAGCGTGCTGCGGGCGTTCCCGGAGCTGAAGGGCATCACGCTGCCCAAGGCGCTGGCGCTGGCCGCCCGCGGCGTCGCGGAGCAGGGGCCGGAGCTGTCGGCGGAGTCCCTGGAGGTGGCGCGCGAGTTCGCCGTGCGGCGCTACGAGCAGCAGCTGCTCGACGCCGGCCACGACCACCGGTTCGTCAACGCCGTGCTGCCGCTGGCCGACGCGCCCGCGGTCGCCGACACCACGCTGGCCGAGCTGACCTCGCTGGCCGGTGACCCGGACTTCGCCGCCCTGGTCGCCGCGCTCCAGCGGGTGCGGCGGATCGTGCCCGCCGACACCGCGGGCGAGTACGACCCGCAGGTGCTCACCGAGCCGGCCGAGGTGGCGCTGCACGAGGCGCTCGTCGAGGTGCCCGCCGGTGTGACCGGGCTCGCCGCGTTCGCCGCGGCGGCGTCCGGGCTCACCGCGCCGGTGAACACGTTCTTCGACGAGGTGCTGGTCATGGCCGAGGAGGAGCGGGTCAAGCGCGCCCGGCTCGGCCTGCTGGCCGCGATCCGCGACCTGGCCGCGCCGGTGCTGGACTGGCAGGCGCTGGGTACCGCCCTGGGCTGA
- a CDS encoding sugar ABC transporter substrate-binding protein encodes MRRLTAAVSSGLLVLSVASCSDAPDPLAPATGAPAVKPVVGVILPDRSSSDRWDEQDAPLLNQAFSFAGIEGDIQNADGDEAKFASIADEMIARGVKVLMTTPLSPEGGAAVERKARDANIPVINYDRISLGGFAEYYVSFDNLNVGELQAEGLLRCLGEKPGASIIEIQGAPQDNNATLFADGQRRKLGPKYDSGALQLVDSKAIDKWDPVIGKATFEQILNGNGGKVDGVVAANDGLAGAVIEVLKARGLAGKVPVTGQDATLEGLRAVLRGEQCMTVYKPIRDEAEAAARLAIAVARGDLAGADDLATGNTRDLVSRRDVKSVLLGADLVARDNVRALVGEGAVKPAELCDGDTADDCAELGILVN; translated from the coding sequence ATGCGAAGGCTAACCGCAGCCGTGTCCAGCGGCCTGCTCGTCCTGTCCGTCGCCTCGTGCTCCGACGCACCCGACCCGCTCGCCCCGGCGACCGGCGCACCCGCCGTGAAACCGGTCGTCGGCGTCATCCTGCCGGACCGGTCGTCGTCGGACCGCTGGGACGAGCAGGACGCGCCGCTGCTGAACCAGGCGTTCAGCTTCGCGGGCATCGAGGGCGACATCCAGAACGCCGACGGCGACGAGGCGAAGTTCGCGAGCATCGCGGACGAGATGATCGCCCGCGGCGTGAAGGTGCTGATGACGACGCCGCTGTCGCCCGAGGGCGGCGCGGCCGTCGAGCGGAAGGCCCGGGACGCGAACATCCCGGTCATCAACTACGACCGGATCAGCCTCGGTGGGTTCGCCGAGTACTACGTCTCGTTCGACAACCTCAACGTGGGCGAGCTCCAGGCGGAGGGCCTGCTGCGCTGCCTGGGCGAGAAGCCGGGCGCGAGCATCATCGAGATCCAGGGCGCGCCGCAGGACAACAACGCGACCCTGTTCGCGGACGGCCAGCGCCGCAAGCTCGGCCCGAAGTACGACAGCGGCGCGCTGCAGCTGGTCGACAGCAAGGCCATCGACAAGTGGGACCCGGTGATCGGCAAGGCGACGTTCGAGCAGATCCTCAACGGCAACGGCGGCAAGGTCGACGGCGTGGTGGCCGCCAACGACGGCCTCGCCGGCGCGGTCATCGAGGTGCTCAAGGCGAGGGGCCTGGCGGGCAAGGTGCCGGTGACCGGCCAGGACGCCACGCTGGAGGGCCTGCGCGCGGTCCTGCGCGGCGAGCAGTGCATGACGGTCTACAAGCCGATCCGCGACGAGGCGGAGGCCGCCGCCCGGCTGGCCATCGCGGTGGCGCGCGGCGACCTGGCCGGCGCGGACGACCTGGCCACCGGCAACACCCGTGACCTGGTGTCGCGGCGGGACGTGAAGTCGGTGCTGCTCGGTGCCGACCTGGTCGCCCGCGACAACGTGCGGGCCCTGGTCGGAGAGGGTGCGGTGAAGCCGGCCGAGCTGTGCGACGGGGACACCGCGGACGACTGCGCCGAACTGGGCATCCTGGTCAACTGA
- the cspE gene encoding transcription antiterminator/RNA stability regulator CspE, producing MAVQGTVKWFNAEKGFGFISPDNGGADVFVHYSEIQSNGYRTLEENQRVEFEIGQGQKGPQAQAVRPL from the coding sequence ATGGCAGTTCAGGGCACCGTCAAGTGGTTCAACGCGGAGAAGGGCTTCGGCTTCATCTCCCCGGACAACGGTGGCGCCGACGTGTTCGTGCACTACTCGGAGATCCAGAGCAACGGTTACCGCACGCTCGAGGAGAACCAGCGGGTGGAGTTCGAAATCGGCCAGGGCCAGAAGGGCCCGCAGGCGCAGGCGGTTCGACCGCTCTGA
- a CDS encoding nuclear transport factor 2 family protein has protein sequence MTASKALRALREAIVLELLDSENEHEFDTAVGAFDHPRCEVVSTGQVFEGREEVAGYYARVLRAVPDRRSTLVALHHADDAAIAELEVAGTYLGGGEPVGRPFRVRTTAFFLFDGARLVGQRLYGEHGCTPDDTPAGTAAEPALTS, from the coding sequence GTGACCGCGTCCAAGGCACTGCGCGCCCTGCGCGAGGCGATCGTGCTGGAACTGCTCGATTCGGAGAACGAACACGAGTTCGACACCGCCGTGGGGGCCTTCGACCACCCGCGGTGCGAGGTCGTCTCGACCGGCCAGGTGTTCGAGGGCCGGGAGGAGGTGGCCGGGTACTACGCGCGGGTGCTCCGCGCGGTCCCCGACCGGCGCAGCACGCTCGTGGCACTGCACCACGCCGACGACGCGGCGATCGCGGAGCTGGAGGTCGCGGGCACCTACCTGGGCGGCGGGGAGCCGGTCGGGCGGCCGTTCCGGGTGCGCACCACCGCGTTCTTCCTGTTCGACGGCGCGCGCCTGGTCGGTCAGCGGCTTTACGGCGAGCACGGCTGCACGCCCGACGACACCCCCGCCGGTACCGCCGCGGAACCGGCGTTGACCAGCTGA
- a CDS encoding acyl-CoA dehydrogenase: MLFNPDTYDAGHLDPESRRLLRAVIDWFEERGKRRLIADDQARVWYAEFLDFVAREKLFATFCTPAAEAGGNPDKRWDAARNAALSEVLGFYGLQYWYAWQVTVLGLGPIWMSDNAAARAKAAALLDDGAVFAFGLSEKEHGADVYSTDMVLTPTGTGFVANGGKYYIGNGNVAGMVSVFGRRADVEGPDGYVFFAVDSQHEAFHLVKNVVDSQMFVSEFRLEDYPVRAEDVLHTGADAFSAALNTVNVGKFNLCTASIGIGEHAFHESVTHAHNRVLYGKRVTEFPHVRQNFVDAYARLAAMKLFSDRAVDYFRSASPEDRRYLLFNPVTKMKVTSEGERVVDLLWDVIAAKGFEKDTYFSMAARDIRALPKLEGTVHVNLALVLKFMPNYLFAPTGYEAVPTRHDPADDAFFWRQGPARGLGTVRFHDWEAPYREHARVPNAALFHEQARALRDLLTEAAPDEAQQRDLDFLLNLGHLFTLVVYGQLVLEQAATAGVDDDLLDQVFDVLVRDFSAYAVALHGKASSTGAQQAWALGVVRKPVVDGGRFDRVWQAVAALSGVYEMRP; the protein is encoded by the coding sequence GTGCTGTTCAACCCCGACACCTACGACGCCGGCCACCTGGACCCCGAGAGCCGCCGCCTGCTGCGCGCGGTCATCGACTGGTTCGAGGAGCGCGGCAAGCGCCGGCTGATCGCCGACGACCAGGCCAGGGTCTGGTACGCCGAGTTCCTCGACTTCGTCGCGCGCGAGAAGCTGTTCGCGACCTTCTGCACCCCGGCCGCCGAGGCCGGCGGGAACCCCGACAAGCGCTGGGACGCCGCCCGCAACGCCGCGTTGAGCGAGGTGCTGGGCTTCTACGGCCTCCAGTACTGGTACGCCTGGCAGGTCACCGTCCTCGGCCTCGGCCCGATCTGGATGAGCGACAACGCCGCCGCCCGCGCGAAGGCCGCGGCGCTCCTGGACGACGGCGCGGTGTTCGCGTTCGGCCTGTCCGAGAAGGAGCACGGCGCGGACGTCTACTCCACCGACATGGTGCTCACGCCCACCGGCACGGGCTTCGTCGCCAACGGCGGCAAGTACTACATCGGCAACGGCAACGTCGCGGGCATGGTCTCGGTGTTCGGCCGCCGCGCCGACGTGGAGGGCCCCGACGGGTACGTGTTCTTCGCCGTCGACTCGCAGCACGAGGCGTTCCACCTGGTCAAGAACGTGGTCGACTCGCAGATGTTCGTCAGCGAGTTCCGGCTGGAGGACTACCCGGTGCGCGCCGAGGACGTCCTGCACACCGGCGCGGACGCGTTCAGCGCCGCCCTGAACACGGTGAACGTCGGCAAGTTCAACCTGTGCACGGCGTCCATCGGCATCGGCGAGCACGCGTTCCACGAGAGCGTGACCCACGCCCACAACCGGGTGCTCTACGGCAAGCGCGTCACCGAGTTCCCGCACGTGCGGCAGAACTTCGTCGACGCCTACGCCCGCCTGGCCGCGATGAAGCTGTTCTCGGACCGCGCCGTGGACTACTTCCGCAGCGCGTCCCCCGAGGACCGCCGCTACCTGCTGTTCAACCCCGTCACCAAGATGAAGGTCACCAGCGAGGGTGAGCGGGTCGTCGACCTGCTGTGGGACGTGATCGCGGCCAAGGGCTTCGAGAAGGACACCTACTTCTCGATGGCGGCCCGCGACATCCGGGCGCTGCCGAAGCTGGAGGGCACGGTCCACGTCAACCTCGCCCTCGTGCTGAAGTTCATGCCCAACTACCTGTTCGCCCCCACCGGGTACGAGGCGGTGCCGACCCGGCACGACCCGGCCGACGACGCGTTCTTCTGGCGCCAGGGCCCGGCCCGCGGCCTCGGGACGGTCCGCTTCCACGACTGGGAGGCCCCCTACCGCGAGCACGCCCGCGTGCCGAACGCGGCGCTGTTCCACGAGCAGGCACGGGCACTGCGCGACCTGCTCACCGAGGCCGCCCCGGACGAGGCCCAGCAGCGGGACCTGGACTTCCTGCTCAACCTCGGCCACCTGTTCACGCTCGTCGTGTACGGGCAGCTGGTACTGGAGCAGGCAGCGACCGCAGGCGTGGACGACGACCTGCTGGACCAGGTCTTCGACGTCCTGGTGCGCGACTTCTCCGCCTACGCCGTCGCCCTGCACGGCAAGGCGTCGTCCACGGGGGCGCAGCAGGCGTGGGCGCTGGGCGTGGTGCGCAAGCCGGTCGTGGACGGCGGCCGGTTCGACCGGGTGTGGCAGGCGGTGGCGGCGCTGTCGGGGGTGTACGAGATGCGCCCGTGA
- a CDS encoding SWIM zinc finger family protein, translated as MPDRDWHGERPSARRAIRVEGGLTLRSKRGDVARTWWSRRFVEVLESFGMGGRLARGRGYARTGQVMSLSLSTSLVVALVMGTRREPYRARVGVRKFTDQEWSRIEHALADRAVFAAKLLAGEMPPEIEDVFADLGLALFPSTLREMSMDCTCPDWEVPCKHLAATCYLLAESFDTDPFEILAWRGRSREDLLDRLRELRAPLPHEEPVPVEPVPEPEVDEFAGFWVRRTTSAAVPEVAEPVPTRPDALLDQLDPLVVDGRSLTDDLRPLYRLIARSSRGTER; from the coding sequence GTGCCTGATCGCGACTGGCACGGCGAACGGCCGTCCGCGCGCCGGGCGATCCGCGTCGAGGGCGGCCTGACGCTGCGCAGCAAGCGCGGTGACGTGGCGCGGACGTGGTGGTCGCGCCGGTTCGTGGAGGTGCTGGAGTCGTTCGGCATGGGCGGGCGGCTCGCGCGGGGTCGGGGGTACGCGCGCACCGGGCAGGTGATGAGCCTGTCGCTGTCGACGAGCCTGGTCGTGGCGCTGGTGATGGGGACGCGGCGCGAGCCGTACCGGGCGCGGGTCGGGGTCCGGAAGTTCACCGACCAGGAGTGGTCGCGCATCGAGCACGCGCTCGCCGACCGGGCGGTCTTCGCGGCGAAGCTGCTGGCGGGCGAGATGCCGCCGGAGATCGAGGACGTGTTCGCCGACCTGGGGCTCGCGCTGTTCCCGAGCACGCTGCGCGAGATGTCGATGGACTGCACGTGCCCGGACTGGGAGGTGCCGTGCAAGCACCTCGCGGCGACCTGCTACCTGCTCGCCGAGTCGTTCGACACCGACCCGTTCGAGATCCTCGCCTGGCGCGGCCGGTCGCGGGAGGACCTGCTGGACCGGCTGCGGGAGCTGCGCGCCCCCCTGCCGCACGAGGAGCCGGTGCCCGTGGAGCCCGTGCCGGAGCCGGAGGTCGACGAGTTCGCCGGGTTCTGGGTGCGCCGGACGACGTCCGCGGCGGTGCCGGAGGTCGCGGAGCCGGTGCCCACGCGCCCGGACGCCCTGCTCGACCAGCTCGACCCGCTCGTGGTGGACGGCCGATCGCTGACCGACGACCTCCGCCCGCTCTACCGGCTCATCGCGAGGTCGTCGCGCGGGACCGAGCGGTGA